The genomic region AAACCGAGATCATGATTGAGGAGAGTCCCTGCGCGATTCTTGTTGAAAACGCAAAGATGGACATTCTCGCTACGAACAAAACATTCTGCAGGCTGACCGGATATCCCAAAGAAAAAGTCCTCCGGATGAATGTACTCGATTTTAAGGTGATCAAACGGGAGGGTGGATCAGCTTCCGATGCCTTCAGGGACAAACGGGTGGTGCATTCATCCATGACGATCGATGCCCCGGCAGGCATACGGATTCTGGATATCGAGTATATTCCGATTCTTGGAGAGAACCGTCAGGTTGACGAAGTATTCGCGATTATGATCGATCTCACGGAAATCAAACAAAAAATCCAGGAAATTGAAACATTCAAACAAAAAACCGAGCTCATGATCGAGGAGAACCCGTGTGCAATCCTCGTATATGATGATAAACTGAATTTTACCTCGACCAACAAGGCATTCTGCAGACTGACCGGGTACTCAAGGGAAGATATACTCCGGATGAATATCCGGGATATCAAAGTTACGAGCCGGAATGGTGAATCCGCAAGGGATGCGATCGAGAAAAGGCGTGTTACGCATGGCCGCATCACGGTTGAAAATCCTGCCGGAACATCGATTCTGGATACCTATTACATTCCTGTTATCGATGGAACCGGGAAAGTGTACGAAATTTATTCAGTAATGATAGATCTCACGAAAGAATACCGGGTCCAGAATTACATGGAGCACGAGATAAGCGAGATGTCCACGCGATATGAAAAGATTGCAAACGGGGATCTGACCATCCGGTATGATCTTACAAAACCGGATGAGCAGACGCAGGAAGTCTACAACCAGATCTCCAAGCTGCACCTCGCGGTCCGTGCCATTCTCAACAACCTCAGGACCAATATACGGGATGTCAATGCAGGGATGGAGGAACTCGTATCAACAAGCGGGGAAGCAGCCCGGAATCTTGAGGTAGCAACGAGCACTACCGGTGCGGCTGCAGTACAGCTGGGCAGGGTGAGCAAAAACACCGACAAGGTGAGCGACAACATCGAGCAGGTCTTAAAGGCAATGGAGGACATGTCTGCCGCAATTGAGGAAGTGACCTCCAATATGGAGGCTGCATCCCATCTGGCAAAGGAGACCAACGAGCTTTCCAAGAAAGGTGAGGAGAAAGCGGGGAAGGCCGGGGAGAGCATGGGCAGGATAACCGAGTCCTCCCAGAATGTACAGACGATCGTCAACGACATCTCCAAACAGATGAACGAGATCATCAAGATCGTCGGGTTGATCCGCGACCTTGCCAACCAGACCAACCTCCTTGCGCTCAATGCGGCAATCGAGGCTGCCCGGGCCGGCGATGCAGGCCGTGGTTTTGCCGTTGTAGCGGCAGAAGTAAAATCGCTTGCCCAGGAATCGCGGAATTCCGCTGAGAATATTGAAGAGATGATTGCGGGGCTCCGGACAAAATCGCTGGAAGCAACCACGGCAATGGATGAGTCGGCAAAGGCGGTCAAAGTGGGGACCGAGGTGATTGCCGAGACCCTCACCTCATTCAAAGAGATTGTGACCGCGGTAGAGAAGATCACCCATACCAGCGAAGAAGTGGCGAGCGCTGCCGGTGAGCAGGCTGCCACGGTTGAGGAGATCACGGCAAGTGTCCATGAGGTTGCGCAGCTCATGACAGAAACTGCAAAGGAGGCAGGGGATGTCATGACCGGGGCGCATCAGGTATCGGTCATGATTGGCGACATAGGGAAAGTTGTTGATGGTGTAAACCGGATAGCTGCCGAGTCCCTTGCCGCGAACAAAAAATTCAAAGTTGCCTGATGGTGCTGACAATGGCAGCAGCACAAAAGGGTATAAACGCAGCTGATGAGGAAATTGCCCGTCCCGGCAATGTCCAGGTTGTGGAATTTGTCCTTGGAGACGAACATTTTGCCATCGATCTTTTCGATGTGAAGGAGGTAGTGGAGTATACCCGTATAACAAAAATTCCCAACACTCCCTCCTATGTCAAAGGTATCATCGATCTCCGGGGAGAGATTACAACAATCATCGACCTCAAACTCAACATGAACATAACCGAGAAAGAGGAGATATCCGATGAGAACCGGAGAATTATCGTCCTGGATGATACAATCACGCGATCCAAGATCGGGATCATGGTTGATGACGTATCCTCGGTTTCAACGTTCAGCCCATCCCAGGTTGAGAAAACAACTGCCGCAGTGAACAGCGATGACACAAATATCCTCGGAATCATACGCAAGAAGAGCCGGGTCCGCGACAAGGAACACACAGAATTAATTATCTGGATCGATATCCGGCAGATCCTGAATACAACTGATATAGCAAACCTGGCGTAAACCTGGTGAATCGGTGCATCATGACCAGTCATTCATTGTTATCAAAACCCTATATCCCGAATAATGTATTATCTGCAACCGAGACGGGCAGCAACAAACCTGCCCCGGTCTCTGTCCTGTATGTCGATGATGAACCGGAATTCCTGACCCTCTGTAAAATTTTTCTCGAACGTTCGGGGAATTTTGTTGTGGATACCGCGATTTCGCCGACCGTAGCGTTAAAGATGATCCAGTCTTCGGACTATGATGTGATAGTATCAGATTATCAGATGCCGGAAATGAACGGCATTGAGTTTTTTGCAGAAGTAGCAAAGACCCACGGGCATTTGCCCTTTGTTCTTTTCACGGGAAGAGACAGGACTGAAGTAACTTCCCCGTTGTCAGATGTCCTCGTGGATTTTTACCTCCAGAAGAGCGTACATGCCCGCGATATGTTTGTTGCATTGGCTCTGGTAATCAGGAAAGCAGCTGAAAAAAACAGGTGATGAAATGACAAGAGAGACGAATCGTAACACAGGTAACAGCACAAGTTCCTTGAGCAGTCCGGTTTACCGGGATGGACTCCGGGCACAGATTGAACTTCTCGATGAGATCTCACTGAAACTTGACGAGTATTTTATGCTGACACGGTTCAGAGAAAACGATAACGATCGCCGCTGATGCTCGACGTTATGGGTATGAAATGAGGAAAAATTGCTGGCCCGGAGAGGAACAGAGAACCTGATGATCACCCTCTCCATCATCTTACACCGCCGGGCCGGCTCTTTGTCCGGTCTGAAAACAGCAATACTAAACCTCCTCAGAGCAATGTACGTGTCAATGGGATCCTTGATTGTTACCGGGTTCAATGGCGGTTTCGTACAGGCCATAACGGGTATCCCGGATGGGACGAACAAACTTTTTCCATATCGCAGTATCCATCCCGCTGACCCCCATGAAGAGTATCCGTGCCCGGAGTCCGGACTCCGCAAGAGTAAAACCGCGGCCTGAACTGGTAATAACTGGGATCATTTTCTGTGAATAAAACCCGTTTCCCGATTTGAACAGACTCCTGTATTTCTATGATAAAACGCTGTATTGCATCTCTGAAACGGGCTGGAACATCTCCACGCGGGCAGGCAATTCTCGTGGCGGCACTTGTTTTTGCCATAATTTTATTTCCCCTCTGGTGGATGGGAACCGGCTGGCTTTCCGGCCGGTTTATTGCCGATGAGAAAATCTCTGCGCAGCAATATCTTGTCACCGTCAAGGACAATTGCGAAAAAGCGCTTCGCCAGGATTATAACATCCCCGCCCGGCTCTCCGGTTCCATGATGATGAATTCAACGCTGTTGGATTCACAAGAGGATTTTGTTACCTATTCCAGGCAATTTTCCTATGCAACGGAAGTCCGGCATATCTTACTCAAACCAAAGGGGAATGATGCATATGAATATTCGCCCGCTGCAGATGCTGCGACTCCCCAGACACAAAATGAGACTGCCAATATAATGAGACTGGTCTATATCGGCGGGAATTACTGGGGATATGCTCTCATCACGATTGACCTTCCCCACCTTTTACAAAATGCCGATCCCCTGTCCGGAAAATCCGGTCTCGGTTTTATTGTCATGGACCAGAATGGACAGGTGCTCACCGGCGATCCCACGGTGCTGGATCAGGATCCGGTTTTTGCGGATCTCATTATTCCCCCGGATCGTACATGGAAGATGGGTGCAGTTGTTTATGGAGGATGGGAGTCTGCGCTGGAACCCAAACTCACCCGGCTGCGGTATCTGGGCTTTTTGATTATCGTGCTTATCACCCTCCTTATCGGTCTTATAACATATCGCCACGTATCTATGGGCAATCAGATTAGGGAGCGGGAAGCGTCTTTGCTGGAATCAAACGCTCACCTGCGGCGGGAAATTGAGGCGCATAGGGAAGCAGAAAAAGCCCTCAAAATAAGTAAAAAGAAATATTTCACCCTCTTCAACAGCGCCAATGATGCGGTTGTTCTCTGCGCACGAGGGGAAGATCCCCTCTGCTATCCGGTGATCGAGGTCAATGATGGTACGAGCCGGATCATGGGATATTCGCGGGACTTCCTCCTCTCTTGTAATCTCTTTGATAATGTCCTGCCCGGTTCCCGGGAGCGCATACCCCGGATATTCGAAGAGATAGACCGGAACCATCATGCGACATTTGAAATGGATTATCTGGCCTGTGACGGAAGAACCCTCCCACTTGAGATGAACAGCCACCTGTTCACCCTTGAGGGAAATACCGTTCTTTTGACCGTGGCAAGGGATGTATCCGCACGAAAGAAAACTGAAGACGACCTCCGGCAGTCGGTTGCGGAAAAGGATGTACTGCTAAAAGAGGTTCATCACCGGGTGAAGAACAATCTCCAGGTGATCTCAAGCCTGATCGATCTCCAGGCCGGCGCTCTGAGCGATCCTGATGTACAGAATCATTTCCGCGAATGCCAGGATCGGATCCGGTCCATAGCGCTCGTGCACGAGAACCTGTACCAGTCCAAGACTTTTTCCACGATAAAGGCAGAGGATTATATAAAGATGCTTGTTGATCGGCTTGTCCCGTCCTGCAGCGCGTTACCGGGTGTTAATGTCTGTTATGACATTGACGATATCGATATAGACCTGGATACCGCCATTCCCTGTGGACTGATAATCAACGAACTGGTGACGAATGCTCTCAAACATGCCTTCACCGGCAGGGACCGGGGGATTATCCGGATCTGCCTGAAACAGGCACCGGATGATATGCTCACCCTGATTGTCGAAGATGATGGCAAAGGTTTTCCGGAATCGGTCAATTTCCAGGAGACCGAGTCATTCGGGCTCCAGATCGTGACAGCTCTCTCCTGCCAGCTGGATGCAGACCTGTCCATGACGGGCGGGAACGGGACCCGGATAACCCTCAGGTTCTCAAAAATACGCGGAAAAACAGGGGTCTGAAACCATGACGAACATTTCCCTCTTGATCGTAGAAGATGAAGCAATCGTGGCAAAATGGATACAGAAATATCTTGTCGCTTCCGGGTATACGGTAATCGGTTCCGTTGCAACCGGCGCTGAAGCGCTCGAACTGGCTGCAAGTCACCACCCGGACATCATTCTGCTGGATATCCGGCTCAAAGGTCCCCTGGATGGGATCGAAGTTTCCCGTACTGTCCGCGACCGTCTCGGAATTCCCGTCATATTCGTAACGGCATTTGCTGATAATGACACGATCGAGCGTGCGAAGGAGACGGGTCCTTACGGGTATCTCATCAAACCCTTCGATGGGAAATCCCTCTTTTCTGTTGTGGAATCAGCCCGGTTGCGTATCGAGCGGGAAAGAAACGGTGAGATGGAATGATCCCCGGCTGAGCCAACTCCCGGCCCTTTAAGGAATCAGTCCCGTGCAGTAGTCTCCGATGGAGATTTCAATCCGGAGGAACGCCCTGCGAAATACCCTTGCGAAGATCCCTTCCCCAAACCCTCATTCTCCGATGGAGAACGGGACCGGTGTCTGCCCCTGGGGAGATGTCCAGCTATGAATCTTCCCTAATTCCACCTCGTCTTCTGGATCTCCTTTCCGAGTTTCGCGATTCCTTTCCAGCGTTTCCTCTCGGACCGGACGAGACCGATCTCCGCTTTGTCCTGCTCGAACGCAAGTTCCCGCACGAGCCGATGGAAACTTTCCAGCCGGGACGCTGAGAGGATGCCGGCCTTCACGGCCTCCTGCACGGCACAGCCCGGCTCCAGTTCGTGCCGGCAGTCCGAGAACCTGCAGCCCGCCGCCAGCTCCCGGATATCGGAAAACGTGTCGCCAATGCCGGCCGAAGCGGTACCGATGCCCACTTCCCGGATCCCGGGATTATCGATCATGAGCGCACCGCCCTCCAGGACAAAGAGCTGGCGCACAGTCGTTGTATGCCGGCCTTTCCCGTCATCCTCCCGGATGCCTGAGATCTTCTGCATCTCCTGGCCGAGGAGCCGGTTGATCAGGGTGGACTTGCCAACCCCCGATGAACCGATCAGCACGATCGTTCTGCCTGGCCCGAGGTACGGGTCAAGCAGGCCGATCCCCTCGCCGTTCATCGCACTGATGAGAATAACCGGGATGCCGGAGGAGACCGGCACAATCTCCCTGGTGAGCGAGGCGGGATCCTCCGCGAGATCGGATTTGTTGATGACGATCACCGGCCGGGCGCCGGATGCGTGGGCAATCGAAAGGTACCTCTCGATCCTGCGGGCGTTCAGGTCAGGACCGGCAGCGGTCACGATAAAGACCGTGTCTATATTTGCTGCAATGACCTGATCCGTTCCTTCCCGCCCGGCAGCTCCCCGCGTGAACACCGTCTTTTGCGGAAGGATTGCAACGATTGTTATGGATCCGGCTTCCGGCTGGTGAAGCAGCACGACAAAATCCCCCACGGCTGGAAAACGTCCGAGTTTTTTTAAGGCTCCGGAGATCCCGGCAATGACCGGTCCGCTTCCGGTAAAAACTTCCCAGACGGTCTTCTGCCTGCACGCAACGCGACCGGGAATGTACGGGTGTGAAAATTTTCTGAATGCTTCCTTGTGTTCTTCTGTCCAGCCGAGCTGTTCCAGGGTATAAGGATGCGCTTCTTTGCATCCGGGAATGGGTGGGTTCATAAAAAAACCTGAACTTTTGTGATGACAGGTATTTTTTTGCGGACCAAGTGCTTTGTGGTCACGTTCTCCTGATGCGGTTCAGGGTTTATGAAGCCCCCTGCAGTACGGTCAGTGGCGATCCAGCGGTCTGTTCAAAAAAAAGATCGAAATGAAAATTATTTCCCGGTTCCTTTCTCGTATGCGATAATGGCTGCGATCTCATCCTGCAGCAGTGGAATTTTGTTGACAATAATGTCCCAGAGAATTTCCAGGTCAATACCAAAATATCCGTGGATGAGCGCGTCACGGAACCCTGCAATCGATTTCCAGTCTGTTTTGGGATACCGCGATTTTAAGTCTCCGTTCAGGTTTTTCGTTGCCTCTCCGATGATCTCAAAGTTCCGCACAACTGCATCGATACGCATCTGATCGTTTTTGAACTCGTCAAATGGCATCGTGCCGACATAGGACCGGATATTTGCTGCAGCTTCGGAAATATCGTGGAGGTACAGCAACTCGGATCTAGGCATACACGACTTCCTGCAGGATAGGGTCGCGGATGAGCGGCTTGAGTGCGGCGTCCGTTACCAGATCGACTTTTCTTTGGAAGAGATCTTCAAGATAGTATTTCGTCCCCATGAAGTTGTCGAACGTCTTCTTCCCGTCACGGAACGTAACAAGGATGTCGATATCACTTTCCGGCCGTTCCTCTCCGCGTGCGAATGATCCGAAAATCCCGATCTTCGCAACGCAGAACCGCAGTTTTAATTCCGGTTCATGCTCGCGAAGGAGCGTGAGTGCATCCATAGGTCTCTGTATGTGTGTTGTTGGCGTGTTCTGAATATTAATCCATTGACGGTGAGGATATTCTTTTTACAATTCCGGGCAGACGCGGATAGTTTGGTTACGTCCCTGCCCGAGCAAAAAGAGTGCTGTGAACGAAGTCTTATTCTATTAATGGACGAGCAGCGCTTAATGAATACAAAATGTATTCAATTGAGTAAAAAATGTATTCATTTGGGGGAATGCCCCTACCTTTCGATCCGGGAGACCAGCTTACCCCACCACCGCCAGCCATCCCCAGTACACCAGCACCTGCAGCACGGTCAGCGGGAGCCCGACTTTCATGAATTCAAAAAATGTCAGGGTTGCTCCCTGCTTCTCCGCGTTCTGGATGATGATCACGTTGCTTGCAGCCCCGAGGATCGTGAGGTTGCCGGCAATCGTGCTCCCGGCTGCAAGCGCCATGAGCTGGGCTGTTGTTCCTCCAGCCTGCAGAACAAGCGGCTGGAAGAGTGCAACGAACGGGACATTGGAGATGAACTGGCTGATGACGATGCTGGTGCCGAGCAGTGCCGGGATGGAAGAGAGCATCCCTCCGCTCACCAGGGACTGGAAGATGCCGGTCTCCCAGACACTTGCCATCAGGACGAACATGGCTGCAAAGAAGACAAGCGTGCACCAATCGATGGCTTTGATGATGGCAAACCGTTTCTCCGAGAAGATCAGCACGGGCAGGGCGGCACAAATCGCGATGAGCGGCAGGGTCACGAGCATGGACCCGGTGAAGAACGAAGCAAGGATATTGGCAAGCGCGAGCAGCAGGACAATGGCAAGCGATACTTTGGCAAGCAGAGCCAACCGGCGATCCGAGGCTGGGGCAGGTTCTTTTTCATACTCCCGGGGCAGGAACTCTTCGCGGTAGAACCAGCGCAGCACTGCATACGCGATACCGAGACAGATGAGCGTTGGTATGGCCAGGTAGATCGCGAACGTGACAAAGGGCGAGGCCATGCCGGAGTTGATGGCAACAAGCAGGTTCTGCGGGTTGCCGATCGGGCTCATCACGCTGCCGGTGGTGATCGCGAAAGCCAGCGCGAGCAGGAGCAGTTTTTTTGAGATGTGACGGCCCGCGGCCAGGGCCAGGACCAGCGGGGTTCCGATGACGGCGAGCGTATCGTTCATCAGGAGCGCCGAGAGAAGACCCATACCGAAGAGGATGCCCAGGACAACCTGATCCGGATTGTGTGCCCGGGCAAAGAACCGGTGGGCAAGACCGGAGAGGTACCCGCTCGACACGAGCGCCTCCCCGACAACGAACATGCCGAAGAGGAAGAGCAGTACGTCAATATCGATTGCGTGAAGCGCGTCAGGCAGTGCGATCTGCCCGGTGATGAGGACCGCAACGGCTCCGCCAAGCATGATCTGCCAGATCTTCAGCTTGAACCTGCCCACCTGCCGTATTGCGATCAGGATGAATACCAATGCCAGGATGACGACTGCGAGGTACGTATTTTTAGTATTCAGCATACCGGGAGATGAGGATTGGGTTCTCCCTCATCCCGTGAATCAGGAGTGATCCGATCCTCCGTGAGTCAGACTGTTACCATAACTCTCAAATATTCAGCCGGTGGAATTGTTCATATGAAGAGAATATTCCTGTATATCGCAGCAGCACTCATCATAGCAGTACTCTTTTCCGCGGGATGTACATCCCCGGCAGCGCCCGCACCGGCTCCAACCACGGTCGCGACACCGGTTGTTACCGATGCGACACAAGAACCGACCGTAGTTGCAACAACTGCACCCGTTGTTGCAAAAACCACCAGTTCCCTGGTGCCCCAGCCTACGGATGTTGTTCCCGAGATCCAGCAGGTGACTGTCAGCATCGAGAAGGCCGGAACCTACTCAACAACCATCATGACCTCCCTCAATGGCGGCAAAGGACTCATGTCCGTATCCAAAATGGATGTCAAGGTAACCCACCCGGACGGATCCGTTGTCACGGGCAGCATTGACAAGCCCCGCATGGGATCCATTGTGGAGCTCGAAGGCACGAAAGGAAGCGACCGGGCCGAAGTGACCCTGACGATGACCTCCGGCAATGTGTACAAGGTCATCGACCAGCTTGTACCCTACAAGACCCGGAGTTAACCGGGAATAATCCCCGTCTTTTTTTACAAAAAAAATTTATCAAAAAAGAATGCCGCTTCCGGCATGAACGGCCATTGCCCGAATCTCCCGACAGTTATTCCATATGCCGGACTTTCCAGTGCAGGAGAATCCCCATATCCATCCGGTGGACTTCGATGAGATCGAGACGGCAGAATTCCGTCTCCTTTACCATGCCCGGCCCGTCTGCAAGGGTCGGGGCATCCTTTCCCCCGATGACGATATTGCCGATATATGTATAGATCTCATCAACAAGGCCGGCTGAGATCAGGCCGGCGAGAAGGGTTCCGCCTCCCTCCACCATCAGGCGCCGGATTCCCATGGCACCCAGCTGTTCCATGAGCTCTTTGAGATCGACTTCAGTCTCCCCGCTTTCCAGGATTGTTGCATAGGGTTTCAGTTCAGCTACCCGTTTGTCATCGGCCTGCTTCGAGACCGCTATCACCCGTTTCCCCGGGCCTTTGTTCAGGATTGATGCGGCAATGGGAGTCCTTGCCCTGCTGTCCACAACAATCCGGACCGGGTGCTCATCCGTACCCCGGTCCGTCCTGAACCTGCGGCATTCCTCTGATTTTACCGTGAGCGAGGGATCGTCGGCAAGTACGGTGCCGATCCCCACCATGACCGCATCGCACCCGGCCTTGAGCCGGTCAACCCGGGCAAAATCCTGGGTCCCGGAGATCTTTACCTGCCGGCGTTCACGGGTCGAGATCTTTCCGTCGGCGCTCATCGCTGCGTTGATTACCACATACGGCCGCATCCGGTACCGGGTTGCCCTCCCTGTTATATCAAATCACTGATCTGCAGGCTTTTCCCATCCTGGTATATCCCTCTGGCAGACCCGGTGGTTTTTATAGTCAGTCTCCTAATACAATGAATATCGTATGAGCGGTACAACGATATCCGGTGCAACCTTCCGCGGACATGATCTGCGGATCTCCCACACAGATCTGACCCGTTTTTTTGTCATCTTTTCCCTTTCCGTCTGCTGCATAATCATCACCGCGGTCTCGTTCTCCCGGTCCTGGGGGTTCATCAGTTACCCGCTCTTCTTTATGCCGATAATCTATGCCGTCTATTTCTACCCGAAGAACGGGATCTATGTCGCGGCAGTCTGCGGCATTGCCTTCCAGGCCATCGGCTATCTCTTCAATTACCCCGATTACCTGGTGCTTGCAGGGCTGACAACCGAATCGGTCTTTCTGGTACTTGTTTCCGTGGCCGTTGCCTATATTATCGACAGGATCCGGTCCGGGGAGGTCAGGTACCGCTCGGTCTTCGAGCATTCCCAGCTGGGAATTGTCCTCTTCAGCAGAAAGGATCTCTCCGTGATCCAGTCCAATTCCCGGTTCCTGGACATGCTCCATTACGAGGCCTGTGAGATCCAGTCCCGCGATCTCTCCGGCATGCTTCATAATCCCCGCGAGAAGGAACGGTTCCTTGAACGGATCCAGAAGGAGACAACCTCCGAGGACTTCGAGACCCGGTTCTCCACAAAGGAAGGGGATGCCTGCTGGGTGAACCTCTCCTGGAGCGCCATTGATGAGGACACCTTCACCTGCACGGCCATCAACATCAATGGCCGGAAGCTTGCCGAGAAAGCCAACAACGATAATATGATGAAATACCGGCAGCTGACCGAGTACTCCCCCATCTGCATCGTTATTGTCCAGGAGGGAAAGATCCGGTTCTCCAATCCTGCCTTTGGTGCCTTCTCCGGCTTCAAATCCCCCGAGATTGCGGGAACGGATATCCTGCAGCTGATAGATCCCGGCGATCGCGAGCGCTTCTCGGAGTTCATAAAAGCCATAGGAAAGAATCCGCAAAGTCCGGACAAAGCCCGGTTCCTTTTCCTGACAAAGGACAACGAGACGCGGATAGGCTCCCTCTCCACGATAGCGGTGATGCATAGCGGAAAGCCCGCAACCATGATCAATATCGAGGACCTGTCCGAGAAGCAGCGGCTGGAAGAGAAGATCCGGCTGGACAATGAACGCAG from uncultured Methanoregula sp. harbors:
- a CDS encoding PAS domain-containing sensor histidine kinase yields the protein MSGTTISGATFRGHDLRISHTDLTRFFVIFSLSVCCIIITAVSFSRSWGFISYPLFFMPIIYAVYFYPKNGIYVAAVCGIAFQAIGYLFNYPDYLVLAGLTTESVFLVLVSVAVAYIIDRIRSGEVRYRSVFEHSQLGIVLFSRKDLSVIQSNSRFLDMLHYEACEIQSRDLSGMLHNPREKERFLERIQKETTSEDFETRFSTKEGDACWVNLSWSAIDEDTFTCTAININGRKLAEKANNDNMMKYRQLTEYSPICIVIVQEGKIRFSNPAFGAFSGFKSPEIAGTDILQLIDPGDRERFSEFIKAIGKNPQSPDKARFLFLTKDNETRIGSLSTIAVMHSGKPATMINIEDLSEKQRLEEKIRLDNERRRGIIITVAHEMRTPLQPILGYLNLLISDPAGFGITDETKKILERCLASVDRERQIINQMLELSVLESGKLELKYSDFNIADLVKTVLDTSGYPAKAEIALDIPDTLVLHGDKDRLHSVIDSILANAVNYSKPPRKIRVYYKAAKDKSEHIIAIEDNGVGIPKNALASIFEPFQLADAAKLSRKYDRIGLSLSIAKKVIEMHGGDILVESTENAGSTFAIHLPMEAPHDA